In Clostridium thermosuccinogenes, the genomic stretch AAAACTGGAGCAAAAAATCGGTCGCAGGGACAGAAACCTGGACACATATGTAGTCGATACCAGAAAGAGAGCTTCATGCTTTTTCCTGGGGGCCATTGCTCTCATAACACTGCTGATTACCGTGCCTTTCGTATATTATGCTGCTGACAAAGAAAACTATATCGGTCTTGCGGTCATTTTGGCAGCTGTTGTAACACTTATACCTGCGAGCGACATCGCAATTGCCATTATAAATTTCATAGTAACACATATGTTTGAACCGGCTGTGCTGCCAAAGCTGGAGCTAAAAGATGGAGTTCCGGAAGAGTTTAGCACCATGGTAATCGTCCCCACGCTGCTTCCTAATGAAAAACGGGTTGCAGAGCTGCTTAGGCAGATGGAGACAAATTACCTGGCTAATAAGGAAAAAAACATCTATTTTGCTCTGGTAGGGGATTTCAAGGATGCTGAATCGGAGGAGCTGCCGGAGGATAGCAAAATTGTGAATGCAGCTCTTAGCGGCGTAAGGGAGCTGAATGAAAAATACGCTAAAGAAGGTAAAACTCTATTCTTCTTTTTCCACCGGCACAGGCAGCTAAACTCTGTCCAAGGCAGGTGGATGGGATGGGAGCGGAAGCGCGGAGCCATAATAGAGCTCAATGACCTGCTGAGAGGCTCAGAGAAAACCAGCTACAGCATTATGAGCTGTGATGTGAAAGAAATACCTCATGTGAAATATGTGATCACCCTTGACGCAGACACCTTGATGCCTATAGGCAGTGCGAAAAAACTCATAGGAGCTATTGCCCATCCTATGAACCGGGCAATAGTGGACAAGGAAACAGGAGTTGTCGTGGAAGGCTATGGCCTGCTGCAACCGAGGATTGATATCAACATAACAAGCGCAAACAGCACAATGTATTCAAAAATATTTGCAGGACAGGGAGGCATCGACCCATATACCACTGCTGTATCCGATGTATATCAGGACCTTTTCCGAGAAGGTATATTCACCGGCAAAGGTATATATGAGCTGGATGTTTTCCAGGGTATTCTAAAAGATGCAATACCGGAAAATGCCGTTCTGAGCCATGACCTGCTGGAAGGCTCTTATATAAGGGCAGGATTGGTGTCAGACATCTCCCTGGTGGATGGATATCCTGCAAGATACAATTCTTCTTCCATGAGACTTCACCGCTGGGTACGGGGAGACTGGCAGCTTTTGCCGTGGCTTGGGTCAAAAGTAAAGGACAGGCACGGCAACAGGAGGAAAAACCCTCTTTCTCTTATATCCAAGTGGAAGATATTGGATAACATGAGAAGAAGCCTTATTAATCCTTCATTGTTTCTTCTCATCATCCTCGGAGTTTCAATTTTTCCGGGCAATAGCCTTGTGTGGGTTGGCTTGGCTTTAATTACTGCAGTTTTTCCCACTATCATGTATTTGATAGGAAGGCTGTTTGCCGGCGGATACCAGGGCAGCACGGGAAGCGGAGATTCCACTGTAATACGGGGATTTAGAGCCAGCCTTTATCAATCAGTGCTGCAGATAGTATTTATAGCTTATCAAGCTTATCTTATGTGCGATGCTATATCGAGGACAATAATAAGAGTGCTTTTTACGAGAAAGAACATGCTGGAATGGGTGACAGCTGCAGATATGGAGGCTTCCCTTAAAAATGACCTCGGCAGCTATTGGAGAAGAATGTGTATATCACCCCTTGCAGGGATTGCAGTATTTATCCTGGCATTCATGCTTTCATCGGAGGCGGTATTGATTTCTGCGATTTTGCTCGTCCTGTGGGGAACAGCTCCCTATACGGCTTACATGATAAGTTTGAAACAGGAAAAAGGAATTGCAAAGCTTGACAGGCAGGATATCATGGAGCTCAGGCGGATCGCCCGGAAGACCTGGAGATATTTTGAGGATATGGTGAATGCCGAAAACAACTATCTGCCACCGGACAATTACCAGGAGGATCCTCCGAACGGAGTGGCGCACAGGACATCACCGACAAATATAGGGCTGATGCTTGCTTCAACTTTATGCGCATGGGATTTAGGGTATATTGGCCTTAAAGAAATGCTGAAAAGGCTGGATGATTCCGTTTCGGTCATTGAAAAGCTGGACAAGTGGCAAGGGCACCTTTATAACTGGTATGATACTTTAACTCTTGATGTGCTAAGGCCGGCATATGTTTCTACCGTGGACAGCGGAAACTTTGTCGGATATCTTATTGTACTGGCAGAAGGATTGAAGGATCTCTTAAGCCGGAACTTATTCGGTAATGAGACTCTTTTGGGCATCAGGGACACTGTGGCACTGTTTAATGAAGAGAACAAGGAAACAGGTATGGGAATTGATGTAGAAATGCTGGATAAGCTCATCATGAACCATAATTTTAGCATCAGGGAATTGAAGTCCCTGGTGGATAAATTGCTGTATGATCTGTCGGGAAATGATATCAGTCGCCATAAAGTCAAAAAAACCGTATGGGGTAAAAAGCTCCTTGCCATGCTGAAATCCTTCCAGGCCGACATGACAGAGCTTTTCCCTCTGCTGGAGATTGAGGAAGAGGAACTCGTGAATCTTGAACTTAATACTGGTAGTGCCGATGGAAGAAATTCTGACAATCTGTCCCTCACAGGCTTGCAGAAGGCATATGAGGAAATGCATAAGAAGCTCCTGGAGAAGGGCTCAGGCGCAGTTGGCGAAAGGAGAGGGTCAGCGGCTGATAGCGTAGAACAGAAGGTTGAAGTAGGGCAAAAAAACGGCAAGGCTATACAGCTGTTAGAATACGGAAAAGAAAGTGTTTTTAGAACGATAAATGATATTAATGATATGATACGTAGAGTATCGGAGCTAGCAGAGGCTACTAAATTTGGACCGCTATTTGATCATAAAAAGCAGCTCTTTTCCATTGGCTACAATATAGAAGAAAACAGGCTGACAAAAGCGTATTATGACCTATTTGCTTCGGAAGCAAGGCAGGCAAGTTATATTGCCGTTGCCCGGGGCGAGGTGGATAAAAAGCATTGGTTCAGGCTGGGCAGAAGGCTTACTATGGTAGACGGATATAAGGGATTGGTTTCCTGGACTGGTACAATGTTTGAGTACTTTATGCCTTTCCTGGTGATGAAAAATTATGAAAACACTCTGCTGGACGAAACATACAACTTTGCTGTAAAAGCCCAGAAGAAGTATGGTATGAGCAGGGGAATTCCATGGGGAACATCGGAGTCGGCCTATTATTCTTTCGACATGAAGCTGAATTACCAGTACAAGGCTTTTGGAGTACCGGAACTCGGCCTGAAGCGCGGTCTTGTAAACGATATGGTCGTAGCGCCTTATGCAACCCTGCTGGCCCTCAATATCGACCCTGTCGGGGTCATTAAGAATATCAGGGAACTGATTAAGGAAGGCATGGATGGGCCTTACGGGCTGTACGAAGCGATAGATTATACGCCATCCCGCCTGCGGCATGGTGAAAAATGCGCAATTGTAAGGAGCTTTATGGTGCATCATCTTGGGATGAGCCTGCTGGCTCTTGACAACTATCTGAACGATAATATCATACAGGAGAGATTCCACAGCAATCCTGTGATGAGGTCTGCTGAGCTGCTCCTGCAGGAAAGGATGCCGGAGAAGGCTTTAATAACGAAAGAATTCAAGGAGAAGCTTATTCCGGTCAAGAAGATAGTGCAGGAAGAAAAAGAGGTGATAAGAAAGTTCGGCATACCGGAGGGCGAACTTCCGCAAATGCATATTATGTCCAACGGGAGCTATTCCGTCATGGTCACCGATGGAGGATCGGGATACAGCAAAATAGGGGATATTGCCGTGTCAAGATGGAAGGGAAATATCCGGGGGGCCGCATCGGGTACATTTGTCTTTGTTCAGAACATAAATTCAAATACCGCATGGTCAACTACCTATGAGCCTTTTAATGTCGTTCCGGAGGAGTACCATGTTACCTTTTACCCGGATAAAGCGGTTTTTAGAAGAAAGGACGGAAATATAGAAACCCGGACGGATATAATTGTTTCAACCGAAGAGAATGCCGAAATAAGAAGGGTTACCTTGACTAACCACAGCCAGCACAACAGGATATTGGAGGTGACCAGCTATTTTGAGGTAGTTCTCACCCCGGCTGATGCGGATGCTGCCCATCCGGCTTTCAGCAACCTTTTTGTTACAACTGAGTTTGTCGCTGAACACAATTGCCTCTTGGCATATAGAAGGCCTAGAAGTGCAAGCCAGAAGCCTATAATGGCCATGCACTGCGTCACTGTTGAAGGAGAGGCAGTTGGCAATCTTCAGTATGAGACGGATCGCAGCAAATTTATCGGAAGAAACAGGGATATTTCAAACCCTGTTGCTATGGGAGTGGATCAACCGCTCAGCGATACCGCAGGGTCCGTGCTTGACCCTATCATGAGCCTGCGAAAGAGGGTGACCGTGCAGCCGGGGCAAAGCGTGAGGCTTTCATATATTATGGCTGTCGGGGACAAAAAGGAGCAACTGCTTGAGATTGCTGAAAAGTACAGCGACCCAAAAGTGGTGGACCGTGCTTTCGAACTGGCATGGAATCGAAGCCAGATTGAATTGAGATATCTGGGCTTTAAGGCTGAAGAAGTGCGGCTGTATCTGGAAATGATACCACTGATATTGCTGCCAGGCCCGGTCAGGAGAAAATGGGCTTGGGCCATTGAAAAGAACAGGGAAGGACAAGCGGGATTATGGAAATTTGGAATATCCGGAGATGTTCCGATAATCCTCATCACATTAAAGGATACGGAGGAAACCGATATGGTGGCCCGTATTCTCAAAGCCCATGAGTATTGGAGATTAAAGGGCTTGCTTGTGGACCTGGTTATACTTTTGCAGGATGAGTCCAGTTATGTGCAGCCGCTGTATAATGCAGTCAGAGATGCCATTTCCTATAGCCACGCTCGGGATATGATCGGGGCAAAGGGAGGAGTATTCATCCTGGATGCCAATACGATGGAAGAAAAGGATATTGTATTGCTCTACACCGTCGCGAGGATAGTATTGAGGGGTAGTGCAGCTTCAATCAGGGAAGAATTGAAAACGGATTTGGAAAAGCCTGTTGTGCCTCTTTTGGACATAAATGAAGTGCAGGAAGAAAGCATCGATTCATCGGAGGAAACCGTTCAACATCAGGATTTTGATACTTCCAGCCTTAAATATTTTAATGGCATCGGAGGCTTTGGCAGCGACGGACGGGAGTATGTGATATATTTGCGCGATGGGGTCCACACCTATGCTCCATGGATAAATGTAATATCCAATAATAAGTTTGGCTTTATAGTGTCGGAGTCGGGAGGAGGATATACCTGGTCGGAGAACAGCCGTGAAAACAAGCTTACTCCATGGTCGAACGATCCCGTTTCCGACATTCCGGGAGAAATATTCTATGTAAGGGATGAAAATACGGGCAGATACTGGAGCATAACCCCGATGCCCATTAGAGGAGCCGGTGATTATATCATACGCCATGGATGGGGATATTCTGTTTTTGAACACAGCTGCAATGGCTTGGAGCAGAGCCTGACGGAGTTTGTTCCGGTGGACGATCCAGTAAAGATATGCATGGTGCGATTGAAAAATACCACCGATGCCGTGAAAAACTTGAGTGTTACTTATTATATAAGACCTGTGCTGGGAGTCAACGAGAATACTACTGCCCAGTATATAACAACAGGAATTCACAAGGAATCCGGTATGATGCTATTAACCAATACTTTTAATCCGGATTTTCCTGATAGAATTGCTTTTATGGACGTATCGGAGCAGGTCCGTTCCATCACCGGGGACCGTACGGAATTTATTGGCCTGAGGGGAAGCCTTAGAAATCCTGAGGCTTTAAGAAGGACAGAGCTTTCCGGCAAAGTAGGAGCGGGCCTGGACCCTTGTGGGGCAGTTCAGGTAAAGGCCAGTCTTGAACCGGGTCAGGAGAGGACGATTGTCTTTCTGCTGGGACAGGCAGCCAGCATGGAAGAAGCGCTTCAGGTAGCGTCAAAATACAAGAATCCGGAAACTGCGGAAGATGCCCTGAACAAGGTTAAAAGTTACTGGCTGAATAAATTGGGAGCCATACAGGTCAAAACGCCGGATGACTCCATAAACATCATGCTAAACGGATGGCTGCAATACCAGGTGGTGGCATGCCGCCTCTGGGCACGGTCTGCCTTTTATCAGTCCGGTGGAGCGTACGGATACAGGGATCAATTGCAGGATGTTATGGCTGTAGTATACACCTGGCCGGAGCTCACAAGAAAACAGATACTTCTTCACGCCTCCCATCAGTTCCTGGAGGGAGATGTGCAGCACTGGTGGCATCCCGGAGCGGACAAAGGCATAAGGACCCGTTATTCCGACGACTATTTATGGCTTCCTTATGTGACTATCGATTATATAAGGAATACCGGGGATTGGAATATACTGGATGAAGTTGCTGGATATCTGGAGGATGAGCCGCTGGCGGAAGACGAAGATGAAAGATATAACATACCACGTATTTCAGCGCAAAAATCAAATATTTATGAGCACTGCATCAGAGCTATAGAGAATGGATTAAAGTTCGGACCTCATGGCATACCCCTTATAGGATGCGGTGACTGGAATGATGGAATGAACACCGTAGGCAATAAGGGAAAAGGCGAAAGCGTATGGCTTGGTTGGTTCCTTTATACGATACTGAACAATTTCATTCCGATATGTATGAGGAGGGGAGATAAGGAAAGAGCTGAACGGTATAGGAAAGCAGCACAGGATATAGTTGATGCTATTGAAAACAATGCTTGGGATGGAAGCTGGTACAGAAGAGCATACTTTGATGATGGCACTCCTCTAGGTTCGGCACAAAACGCCGAATGTAGAATAGACTCCTTATCCCAGTCTTGGTCTGCCATATCAGGCGCCGGCAAGCAAAGCCGGGTGGATGAAGCTATGCATGCCGTGGAGAATTACCTCGTTGACCGGGAAGTAGGCATAATCAAGCTATTGACACCACCTTTTGACAGCAGCGAGCTGCAGCCGGGTTATATAAAAGGTTATGTACCGGGAGTGCGGGAGAACGGAGGACAGTATACCCATGCTGCGGTTTGGACCGTCATGGCTTTTGCGAAGTTGGGAGAAGGGGACACTGCAGGAAATCTGTATCACATGATAAACCCAATAAACCACGCCAGAACTCCTATGGAATCGTCCCGCTACAGGGTAGAGCCCTATGTAATGGCTGCAGATGTCTATGCGGTGCATCCCAACGTAGGAAGAGGCGGATGGACCTGGTATACCGGTGCCGCCGGATGGATGTACAGGGTCGGACTGGAGCATATACTGGGAATCAGGAAAGAGGAAAACAAAATATTGTTTAATCCATGCATTCCGTCAACATGGAAGGAATACAGCATAAAATATAGATTCGGTGCAGCGGTGTATGAAATAACTATAAAAAACCCTGAAGCTGTAAATAAAGGAGTAAAATCCGTGTCATTGGACGGCAAAAAACTGGAAGAAGCAGTATTGCCTTTGACAGACGACGGCCTGGAGCATCAAGTTGAGGTCATAATGGGCTAGACAAAAAGCTAATGTATTCAGGCAGCTTGGGATTGGCATCTGCAGATATCATACCATCAGAATGAAAGACTGACAGGAATATAAACGGAGATACTTGACTGAACAATTGAATATTATCAGAGAGGCTTAACTAAAAAATATAGATTTATAAAAGCTTCAGCTGCCGACTGCCAATCCCCGGCTGATAAAATAGAAACTCCAGTATAGGGGTCAGGCTTTTC encodes the following:
- a CDS encoding GH36-type glycosyl hydrolase domain-containing protein — its product is MNLIVTVTYLILIGLIALLAILLLRRNGSKEDMHINSAILSPAEVEKHAVAVARSHVTKKGAKHSDWLASRVSKDYRYIYDTYKRMNHDISQGFPVPPAVEWLLDNFYIIEEQAKDIYRNLLRQNCCRLPVLKSGYLKGYPRIYAIASELVTHTDGNIDEKTLVNFVKSYQTQSLLSVAELWALPVMLRAALIRNIRYICEAVNESQNQRHKADELVNVINSDKDKDYDEMLAAYKQKFKDLDTIDSTFAVHLLRKLRDRDNGASLLLQYLEGKLIEQNSSTEAIASSEHQVQAARKVSIGNSIVSLKSISTMDWMEIFESLSQVERILRQDPSGVYGLMDFESRDYYRRVVEKMAKRCRVSETLIALKAVECASEALESANSKPEGAKTENPECHVGYYLIGKGRKKLEQKIGRRDRNLDTYVVDTRKRASCFFLGAIALITLLITVPFVYYAADKENYIGLAVILAAVVTLIPASDIAIAIINFIVTHMFEPAVLPKLELKDGVPEEFSTMVIVPTLLPNEKRVAELLRQMETNYLANKEKNIYFALVGDFKDAESEELPEDSKIVNAALSGVRELNEKYAKEGKTLFFFFHRHRQLNSVQGRWMGWERKRGAIIELNDLLRGSEKTSYSIMSCDVKEIPHVKYVITLDADTLMPIGSAKKLIGAIAHPMNRAIVDKETGVVVEGYGLLQPRIDINITSANSTMYSKIFAGQGGIDPYTTAVSDVYQDLFREGIFTGKGIYELDVFQGILKDAIPENAVLSHDLLEGSYIRAGLVSDISLVDGYPARYNSSSMRLHRWVRGDWQLLPWLGSKVKDRHGNRRKNPLSLISKWKILDNMRRSLINPSLFLLIILGVSIFPGNSLVWVGLALITAVFPTIMYLIGRLFAGGYQGSTGSGDSTVIRGFRASLYQSVLQIVFIAYQAYLMCDAISRTIIRVLFTRKNMLEWVTAADMEASLKNDLGSYWRRMCISPLAGIAVFILAFMLSSEAVLISAILLVLWGTAPYTAYMISLKQEKGIAKLDRQDIMELRRIARKTWRYFEDMVNAENNYLPPDNYQEDPPNGVAHRTSPTNIGLMLASTLCAWDLGYIGLKEMLKRLDDSVSVIEKLDKWQGHLYNWYDTLTLDVLRPAYVSTVDSGNFVGYLIVLAEGLKDLLSRNLFGNETLLGIRDTVALFNEENKETGMGIDVEMLDKLIMNHNFSIRELKSLVDKLLYDLSGNDISRHKVKKTVWGKKLLAMLKSFQADMTELFPLLEIEEEELVNLELNTGSADGRNSDNLSLTGLQKAYEEMHKKLLEKGSGAVGERRGSAADSVEQKVEVGQKNGKAIQLLEYGKESVFRTINDINDMIRRVSELAEATKFGPLFDHKKQLFSIGYNIEENRLTKAYYDLFASEARQASYIAVARGEVDKKHWFRLGRRLTMVDGYKGLVSWTGTMFEYFMPFLVMKNYENTLLDETYNFAVKAQKKYGMSRGIPWGTSESAYYSFDMKLNYQYKAFGVPELGLKRGLVNDMVVAPYATLLALNIDPVGVIKNIRELIKEGMDGPYGLYEAIDYTPSRLRHGEKCAIVRSFMVHHLGMSLLALDNYLNDNIIQERFHSNPVMRSAELLLQERMPEKALITKEFKEKLIPVKKIVQEEKEVIRKFGIPEGELPQMHIMSNGSYSVMVTDGGSGYSKIGDIAVSRWKGNIRGAASGTFVFVQNINSNTAWSTTYEPFNVVPEEYHVTFYPDKAVFRRKDGNIETRTDIIVSTEENAEIRRVTLTNHSQHNRILEVTSYFEVVLTPADADAAHPAFSNLFVTTEFVAEHNCLLAYRRPRSASQKPIMAMHCVTVEGEAVGNLQYETDRSKFIGRNRDISNPVAMGVDQPLSDTAGSVLDPIMSLRKRVTVQPGQSVRLSYIMAVGDKKEQLLEIAEKYSDPKVVDRAFELAWNRSQIELRYLGFKAEEVRLYLEMIPLILLPGPVRRKWAWAIEKNREGQAGLWKFGISGDVPIILITLKDTEETDMVARILKAHEYWRLKGLLVDLVILLQDESSYVQPLYNAVRDAISYSHARDMIGAKGGVFILDANTMEEKDIVLLYTVARIVLRGSAASIREELKTDLEKPVVPLLDINEVQEESIDSSEETVQHQDFDTSSLKYFNGIGGFGSDGREYVIYLRDGVHTYAPWINVISNNKFGFIVSESGGGYTWSENSRENKLTPWSNDPVSDIPGEIFYVRDENTGRYWSITPMPIRGAGDYIIRHGWGYSVFEHSCNGLEQSLTEFVPVDDPVKICMVRLKNTTDAVKNLSVTYYIRPVLGVNENTTAQYITTGIHKESGMMLLTNTFNPDFPDRIAFMDVSEQVRSITGDRTEFIGLRGSLRNPEALRRTELSGKVGAGLDPCGAVQVKASLEPGQERTIVFLLGQAASMEEALQVASKYKNPETAEDALNKVKSYWLNKLGAIQVKTPDDSINIMLNGWLQYQVVACRLWARSAFYQSGGAYGYRDQLQDVMAVVYTWPELTRKQILLHASHQFLEGDVQHWWHPGADKGIRTRYSDDYLWLPYVTIDYIRNTGDWNILDEVAGYLEDEPLAEDEDERYNIPRISAQKSNIYEHCIRAIENGLKFGPHGIPLIGCGDWNDGMNTVGNKGKGESVWLGWFLYTILNNFIPICMRRGDKERAERYRKAAQDIVDAIENNAWDGSWYRRAYFDDGTPLGSAQNAECRIDSLSQSWSAISGAGKQSRVDEAMHAVENYLVDREVGIIKLLTPPFDSSELQPGYIKGYVPGVRENGGQYTHAAVWTVMAFAKLGEGDTAGNLYHMINPINHARTPMESSRYRVEPYVMAADVYAVHPNVGRGGWTWYTGAAGWMYRVGLEHILGIRKEENKILFNPCIPSTWKEYSIKYRFGAAVYEITIKNPEAVNKGVKSVSLDGKKLEEAVLPLTDDGLEHQVEVIMG